DNA from Candidatus Baltobacteraceae bacterium:
TGCGCTGGTTCCACGTCCTGGCCGGAGTGATGTGGATCGGGCTGCTCTATTTCTTCAACTTCGTCAACGCTGAATCGGTCAAAGAGGCGACTGCGTCCGGCGAGGCCGGACCGATCTCGAAATACATCATGCCGCGCGCCCTCGCGTTCTTCCGGTATGCGGCGGTCGTTACGTGGATTTTTGGCGCCGGGCTGCTGTCGCAACCCGCGTTAACCCACAACGGCGTCAACGGTTTCGTAGCAGCGTTTACCTTGGGACTGCTTCCCGATCAAGGCGCGATGGCGCCAATCGGCATCGGTGCGTGGCTGGGCACGATCATGCTCGTCAACGTGTGGGGCCCCATCTGGCGCAATCAAAAGAAGCTTCTCGGAATGGTTGCGGCAACCGACGAAGAGAAAGCCAAGGCTCGCCGCGTCGCATTCTTAGCGTCACGCGTGAACACGATGCTGTCGATCCCAATGCTCTTCTTCATGGTGACCGGCCCGACAACGCTCGGTCAGGGAATTTATCACTGATAAGGCGCTTCGCCTCCGGCTCCGCGCCCCCCACGCTTCGCGCGGGGCCCCCGGGCATGGGGCGCTTAAGCGGTTTGGCTGGCTGGAGAGTCCCGTGGGGCGCCCCAAACTACCGTATCGCCGTGGGCCAATGTTTTCCGGGACTACGTCAGCTCATGGCACTAAGACGATTTTGCCGGCGTGGGCGCTTGATTCGAGACGAGCGTGCGCGCCGGCCGCGTTTTCAAACGTAAACACGGAATCGACGAGGGGAGCGATTGGATCGCGGTTGGGTAAGAGCGGCCACACGTTTTTGCGCAGCTCGTCGGCGATCGCGGCCTTCTGTTCGGCCGTGCGGGGTCGCAGGCTGGATCCTAGGATCGTCGCGCGTTTCATGAGGAGCAGTCCGAGATCGATCGTCGCTTCGCGCCCGCGCTGCGTCGCGATGCAGACGACTCGGCCGTCGAGCGCGAGTGCATTGAGGTCGCGGTTGACGCAGTCGCCGCCGACGATGTCGAGCACGACGTGGACGCCGCGGCCCTGCGTGAGTCTGCGCACCTCTTCGACGAAATCCGACGTCTTATAGTCGATGGCGTGCTCGGCGCCAATGCGCACGCAGACCGCGCATTTCTCGGCGTTTCCGACGGTCGTGATAACCCGCGCGCCGAACGCGCGGGCGAACATGATGGCGGTGGTCCCAATACCGCTCGATCCGCCGTGCACGAGCACCGTTTCACCTTCGTGCAAACGTCCGCGCGTGAAGAGATTGTCGTACACGGTAAATGCGTTTTCGGGAAGCGTCGCGGCTTCAACGGTAGTCCACTTGTCGGGAATCGGCAGCACCTGGCCCGCCGAGACGGCCACGACCTCCGCGTATCCGCCGCCGTTGACCAGCGCGCATACGCGATCGCCGCGGAGCCACTGCGTGACGCCTTCGCCGGTACGCGCGATCGTGCCGGCCACTTCGAGACCCAGAATCGGCGACGCGCCGGGCGGCGGCGGATAGAGCCCGCGACGCTGCAGAGCGTCCGCACGCGAAACGCCTGCAGCTTCGACCGCGATCGTTACTTCGCCGGCTTTAGGCTCGGGCGCGGGGCCTTGCGCGACGTGCAGCACTCCGGGTTCGCCGGGCGAGTCGTAGGCTACGTACTTCACGATGACACGTTCGCAACGCGCACGATCTCGGCCGGCTGCGCGAAGCCCTTGACGGAGACCGACTCGCGTGTGACGGCGGCGCTCAACTCGGCGAGCCGTTGCGCGATTTTTGGTATGGCGGCGTCCGACGCCGCCATCGTTACCTCGCCCGCTCGAGCCAGCGATTCCAAACGCGCCGCGAGGTTCACGTTGGTTCCGAAGTAGTCGATACGATCGTTCGCGCGCATCGCGATGCACGGCCCGCTATGAAATCCGACGCGCAGCCGCAGCGGCGTGCCCTCGCACTGGATCCCCATGACGACGTTGTCGAGCTCGATCGCCGCGGCGAAGCAGTTCGCCGGATCGGTAAACGCGGCCATGACCGCGTCGCCGATGGTCTTGACGATCGTCCCGTCGTGGCGCGCGATAATCTCGCGCAGTGCGTCGAAATGATCGGTGACGATGCGGAACGCCGGCGCGTCGCCCGTACGCGAGTACATCGCGGTCGAACCAACCAGATCGGTGAAGAGGACGGCGAGCGTTTCGATGCCCAGCTCCAAGCCCGGCGCCAGTACTTCCGAGGAAAAGAGATCCCGAAACTCCTGCAGCGCGGTCACGTGCGCCGCCGTTACCAGGGTGTCGGGCCAGCGGCCGTCCTCCACGCGCACGACGACGTCGCGTCCCGCTTCGTTGTCCATCGAGAACCGGATCGAGCCGTTCCCTAAGGCGTGCGGCACGGTCACCTCCGATGGGCCGATTCGCACGCGCGCCGCGCGGTCCGGCGCGCCCACTTCGGCGACGAACGGCGCTTGCCCGATCCCGACGGCGTTGAAATCGTAGGCGCCCGCGGGCAGCGTTACGTCAATCGTCTCCGACGAACCGTTGCCGATCGCCGCTTGCGCGTAGACGTGCGCACTGCGCTGCGGACTGGCCAGACAGAACAAGCCTTCTTCGCCGCCGCGTCCA
Protein-coding regions in this window:
- a CDS encoding NAD(P)H-quinone oxidoreductase gives rise to the protein MKYVAYDSPGEPGVLHVAQGPAPEPKAGEVTIAVEAAGVSRADALQRRGLYPPPPGASPILGLEVAGTIARTGEGVTQWLRGDRVCALVNGGGYAEVVAVSAGQVLPIPDKWTTVEAATLPENAFTVYDNLFTRGRLHEGETVLVHGGSSGIGTTAIMFARAFGARVITTVGNAEKCAVCVRIGAEHAIDYKTSDFVEEVRRLTQGRGVHVVLDIVGGDCVNRDLNALALDGRVVCIATQRGREATIDLGLLLMKRATILGSSLRPRTAEQKAAIADELRKNVWPLLPNRDPIAPLVDSVFTFENAAGAHARLESSAHAGKIVLVP
- a CDS encoding adenylate/guanylate cyclase domain-containing protein; translation: MSYAARWTWEFDAPRERLWEYLADTDWVNEHAGLPRIVPRFEPLPEGGTRKFGAFRRGPIYVEWEEMPTIWRVPEYYSVERRYTHGPLRRFLNAASFEALSPSRTRVVVDLELEAASPIIEPLLPLIAAQGRRGADRAFRLGARLAAHHDEAVAQTPATGGVFAPLLDAGIAPAVVAALETFVAAAEDRDLLRMRPYELADRWSLARREVLRAFLAATRAGSFNLRWNVICPGCRGPQPGIDSLGSLKDGYHCPSCNVPFDAVFDRTVEVTFNARPLGRGGEEGLFCLASPQRSAHVYAQAAIGNGSSETIDVTLPAGAYDFNAVGIGQAPFVAEVGAPDRAARVRIGPSEVTVPHALGNGSIRFSMDNEAGRDVVVRVEDGRWPDTLVTAAHVTALQEFRDLFSSEVLAPGLELGIETLAVLFTDLVGSTAMYSRTGDAPAFRIVTDHFDALREIIARHDGTIVKTIGDAVMAAFTDPANCFAAAIELDNVVMGIQCEGTPLRLRVGFHSGPCIAMRANDRIDYFGTNVNLAARLESLARAGEVTMAASDAAIPKIAQRLAELSAAVTRESVSVKGFAQPAEIVRVANVSS
- a CDS encoding urate hydroxylase PuuD, which encodes MWGDPIMRWFHVLAGVMWIGLLYFFNFVNAESVKEATASGEAGPISKYIMPRALAFFRYAAVVTWIFGAGLLSQPALTHNGVNGFVAAFTLGLLPDQGAMAPIGIGAWLGTIMLVNVWGPIWRNQKKLLGMVAATDEEKAKARRVAFLASRVNTMLSIPMLFFMVTGPTTLGQGIYH